Genomic segment of Lentimicrobium sp. L6:
GAAAACAAGACATTGTTAGAAATTGCTTTCGGGTGTCCCATTGACGAAAACAAGAAGAAGAAGCTTGTGATATACTAAAAAAAAGCCTCAGAACAAATGTTCTGAGGCTTTCAATCTTATATTTGTTGGAGATATACTGACGAATTTATTTTCGATAAATTGTCAGCATAGACGATTGTAAAATTTTAATCTCGATTAAAATTACAATTCGTATTAGCCTCCAAAGTCATCAAAGGCAATGTTCTCTGGAGGAACTCCCATATCGTCAAGCATCTTAAATACCGCTTGATTCATCATTGGAGGACCACAAAGATAATATTCGATTTCTTCTGGCTCTTCGTGCTTCATTAGATATTCATCTTGAATTACCTGATGAATAAATCCAGTATAACCAGTCCAATTGTCTTCTTTCATAGGTTCTGAAAGGGCAATATGGAATTTGAAGTTTGGAAAGTCTTTTTCAATAGCTTCAAACTGATCTACATAGAACAATTCGCGTGCAGAACGACCACCATACCAGAAAGTAGCCTTACGCCCCGTTTTCTTGGTGTGGAATAAGTCGAAGATATGAGAACGCATCGGAGCCATACCAGCACCACCACCAATAAACATCATTTCTTTCTCAGTAGGTTTGATGAAGAACTCACCATAAGGTCCTGAAACCATAACCTTATCACCTGGTTTACGAGAGAAAATGAAAGAAGAACAAATACCTGGATTCACATTCATGAAACCATTAGTTTTTCTATCGAACGGAGGAGTTGCAATACGAATATTCAGCATCACGATGTTTCCTTCGGCAGGGTGGTTAGCCATAGAGTAAGCACGATAAATTGGCTCTGGATTCTTCATTTGAAGATCCCACATCTTAAATTTATCCCAATCTTCTCTATATTCTTCACCAATTTCCATACCCTTGAAGTCAACGGTAATTTTTGGTACATCAATTTGGATATATCCACCTGAGCGGAAGTCCATCACTTCACCTTCTGGCATTCTAACCACAAATTCCTTAATAAAGGTAGCCACACTGTCGTTGGAAACCACAGTACATTCCCATTTCTTAATACCGAAAACTTCGGCAGGAATTTCCACTTCCATATCTTCTCTAACTTTCACCTGGCAAGCCAAACGATAATTAGCCATCTGCTCTT
This window contains:
- the nqrF gene encoding NADH:ubiquinone reductase (Na(+)-transporting) subunit F yields the protein MLLTIGLGTVVISSIVVFLTIILLLVMVLLFAKKKLTPQGDVKITINGEKEMITSPGSTLLSTMSAEKIFLPSACGGGGTCGMCECKVESGGGTLLPTEAPFFSRKEQMANYRLACQVKVREDMEVEIPAEVFGIKKWECTVVSNDSVATFIKEFVVRMPEGEVMDFRSGGYIQIDVPKITVDFKGMEIGEEYREDWDKFKMWDLQMKNPEPIYRAYSMANHPAEGNIVMLNIRIATPPFDRKTNGFMNVNPGICSSFIFSRKPGDKVMVSGPYGEFFIKPTEKEMMFIGGGAGMAPMRSHIFDLFHTKKTGRKATFWYGGRSARELFYVDQFEAIEKDFPNFKFHIALSEPMKEDNWTGYTGFIHQVIQDEYLMKHEEPEEIEYYLCGPPMMNQAVFKMLDDMGVPPENIAFDDFGG